A region of the Myripristis murdjan chromosome 10, fMyrMur1.1, whole genome shotgun sequence genome:
tctgtTATTGCTGATCATTGTCTGATCTCTTCTTATTCTCATTAAAAAATTCTCAAACCTTCATCCAGACTgctactgctgtgtgtgtgtgtgtgtgtgtgtgtgtgtacagaatttattttgtgtagatagatatatatagatagatacgtATTCTTGTATGTATAAAGCAATAGTTACTGTGATGTGTAATAAGCACTTTTTTATGGATTGAAAAAGTCGTGCCGTGCAATGTCACGATTGCATGGCAAtaccaattaaatgtgttcttccATAATTATGAGAGACTGAGATGAAGGCACATAGCATACCCCTACAAATAACagagtgacaatgattatatcacatgagccattgtgaaacaattatgattcatggtcacacactattagagtaatataattaaattaattatatcttaatgcatttattttcattttatttgaatgtagcataatttgaaattaatccatatactaacaggttttgaattaacaaagtcattggtttacgattggagtcactgactaatagtaatttcacaaagttgaacaacagggcactggattaatttaagcttgaCTTGGTAACTAAAgtgggattactttcatgaaaccaAGTTCAGGCTAATTATAGCCAGGCTTACTGGCTAGGTTAATCTTGCAAgataatccacctttcatgaaaccaattaatccctaatcctggctAGATTAAGAcaggatagctgctaaatccaggtTTAAAGCCTAATCTAGGTTTTGTGAAATAGGCCCCTGGCCTACTCCCTCTCCTGGCACCTACGTCGGGacattgggacagcacttgtcgcgccgtcgtgacgtaagcagcctacaaatacgacctaggtagtgCACAACCTTTGAATTGAGACAGACCCAGGATGTGCACGCACGTTTTCAGTGAGCTGGGCCAAGAATATGATTGGAGGAGGGTCAAAGGACTGAGCCTGTGCtaattatttcacatttgtAAAATCGAATGTGTATGAAATTTGGAAAagtgttttgaatgtttgtcatttaaataagcaaaaacaaaactcattcCTTACATATTTTTACAACAGTATATTTTCTCGTCAATGTCCACAACAAGAAACAcgaaacaagaaaaacaatatcaaaCAATTTCCCTAAAATCTGTCCATCTGCTCTTCTTGTCAGGtcatagaaagatagatagatagatagatagatagatagatagatagatagatagatgtactttattaatcccaaactgggaaattcttgaaaaactgggaaattcttaaatGTGTTACATGAAACTCTaaattttttacagttttaaaaaaatatgcgTGGTGGCATAATGTCAAGGAGTGAAGCCAAATTCTGAGTAGAAATATGGAGAACTCACCCTccagagcaaaaacaaacaactgtcTTATCATTAAAACCTGGAACAATTCACAGCCCTGCAAAGCCGAACATTGTGCTTAAGCATCAGTATCATTCCAAAGGtcacatttacaacatttttatgGGGTAAGGTAGCCATCAAAATCAATTTGTGTGCACATAAAattcatgcacatatttaaaatgtgtgaataTTAGTCTATAGTTGTGCATAAGTAaaaattttgtaaataaataaaaaaaattgtaaactCTTGTTTAAGTTGAATCATACATAGAATATGTAGTGTGTATTTTCTCTGTAAGAATACAACTCATAAAGTTACAActttacaaaattacaaatacGGGTTGCAGTTTTATGGATGTGTTTTCCTCATTATGAATATGAATCTGACAAACATGACGTTACTGTCAAAACTACATCACGGGCTCACAGGCGTTATGCATCGAGTGGAAGATAGCATCGATTCCATTCACAAGAAAGATAAATAGAGGCAATTCAGATCTTAAAATGTATGGAAATAATCTTTATTTCAGACATTCAGGTTCCTTGGTGTGCAATTTGACACCAGACTTACATGGAAAGAGCATATTAAAAATATAGTggagaaatgcaaaaaagttATTAATGTAATGAGATGTCTAGTAGGGCAGAACTGAGGGGCAGATGTATCAGCATTAAAGTTATGTAGCTCTCATCAGATCTAGGCTGGATTATGGGAGTGTAGTTTATGGTTCTGCTGCAAAATCCACATTACAGGCATTAGATGTGATCCAGAATAGGGCCCTCAGACTCTGCATAGGTGCAACAAGAACATCACCAGTGTGCGCTGTACAAGCTGAGGCAGCAGAAATGCCACTTTGTGTACGCAGGAAACAACTTAGTGTAAACTATTGGATGAATTTGGCAGGACATGGTGATAACCATCCTACTAAAAGAGTACTGCAGACATGTTGGGAAAGGGGGAGTGGTATGAAATCAAGTTTTGGCTGGACAGGAGACTCAATGGCAACAGACTTGGGGCTATACGAGCAAGAGTTCTGCCCAGCAGTGGTGTGGCCTACAACTCCAGTGTGGGCATTAGAGCCATTAGAGGTAGATCTGCAATTACTGCAAGTAAaggcaaagaagaaaagaagggaaaaaaatggatttggttGAGGAATTCTATATAGAAAGGAAATATACAGATTGTGTACAAGTATACACTGATGGATCCAAAGACCCTGTATTGAATAGTACTGGTTCTGCAGTGGCAGTCCCTAGTCATAGCATATACATAAGAGGACATCAAGCTTCCTTAGTGTATATACAATtgaaatgtatgtatgttaaGATGGCAATAGAATGGGTGGAGCAAGTCAGAATTAAGATCACAAAAGAGAGTGGACTGGAAGGAGCAGGGGAGGAAataggagagaggagacaaggctGCGTATAGGGCACAGCTACCTTAAGGGGACTCTTCACATGATAGGAAAGCAGCCAAATTGATTATGTGAACAGTGTAGGGAAATAGAAACTATAGAGCATGTAATTATCATATGCAGTAAATATGAGCTGGAAAGGAGGGACATGATGGAGGGAATGACGAGAAATGGAGTAACAGAGACAAGTTTAGTATAACTGAGTGTGGTGAAAGTGGAAGCATGATTAAGTTACGAGTTAGCTTTCTAACAAGGACTGAACTGATAAAGAGAATATAACGGACGGGACACTGCAGGGGTTGAATAACCCCGCAGAGTGGCGGTAATGCAACATTAAAGATGCAAGCTGCCGTCATAcatcaaagaagaagaagcatcGATTCCACACACACTGCGCATGCGTCCCAAGTGCGAACGCGGCTTACTCAAATATCTGGACGCCAAGATGACAGCTGATGCGGACCCAAGAAGAAATCAGGTAATGTTAAACAGTATCTCTCTTTGCTTTGCAGCGTATAATAGCGTTGGCATTTGTTTTCTAGGTACGTAACTTTATCGGTATCTTTGTGCTAGGTTCAGTCAGCGGTTAGGGTCAGTGTAtgtttgctgctgtgatttCGGTCCGACGGGACATTTTTTCGGGCATTCGTAATTAAAGGCCGTCGGAACATCGACATGGCGCCGTGTGCGGCTTTCCGATCGGTGTTATGCCAAGATACGTTTACCGAGTAAAACACTGGTTTTCAATCAAAGCAACTGCTTAAATTTCATCTACTTTTTATCGGGGACTCATACCTTGGCACAACACCTGTTCTAACTAGCTTAACCAGACAACACTCTAACCAGCTAGTCCCTTTAGCTACACAGTTAACTTACAGCAGGGAGTGTGCCTGAGGAACATGCCGTTTAAACACATGCTTTACTTTCACAGGTTTAATACAAGCCAGTGTATAAGGCGTGATGATTTGTACTATCGTGTTCGGGAAAACATGCTTACCTCAGAAAGTGCGACGCGGCGGCGTCTCTTCTGAAATCAACCTCGTCTGATGAATCGTCGCGTCACGCACGTCGAACACGCGCACCATCCCGAGAAGGCTTCACCCACTCGAGTCTGCGGGTGTCTGTACAGCCCGCAGCGACATTTTTGGTCTTGCTGGACGGAAAAAAATAGAAGTTTAAGATTCAAGAAAAACTTTGTCTATCACACTGTGATAGACAATTGCTTTTGGTCAAAGGCTCGATCAGtctaaaaacagcataaaaacatcaacatctctggccatcatcacacacaacacaatgaaGAGAAGAGACACGTCATAGCCTCCAGTGTCTATGTATGGGAAACACTGCACTTTGATGGAAAAACCAGTACTATTTTCTTTGACAGAAAATGCCAACACAGAAGAAATTAATATACCTTCAAGTGTTCCTAGTCAACAATTTAAagacaactggaaaaaaagactaagctttcataataaaatggcatttcttAGCGGCATCATGGAACAGCATAACAATGAAGTGAAGGAGGACGCTACCTGTGATACGGCCAGTTCCTCACGTATACAACAGCTCTGCGACATATACATGACACAAATGGACACTAACAAGCAAACTGCATTTGCTGTGGCAGTCATGGAAAACGATCAAGTTTACCTTTTTGATAAAGTTTATCCAAGCGACAGAAGAGTTACAAACAAATTCCGTCATAGTGAGGAAATATTAATCCAGAATATCGAAAAATATCTcctcaaaaatgaaaactacaaagaaaaaatgccaaaagAGCTTTTCATTTTTACCACCAACAGTCCATGTTTaggaagaaaagataaaaaatcaaagaaagttcaaaaagaaaacaagtctCAAGACGAAGACCTACACAAAAATAATATCCAGGGTTCTGGCTCTTGCTTGCTTCAGCTTCTTGATAAATCCTTTGAATGGAAAAGTAAATATGGATTTAAAACTCATGTGGCCTACAAGAACTTCTGGGGTTTTGCTGGTCCAGACTATTTTGACGATGTTGCTTTTGACAGTGATTCCTGTCTCGGTGTTGGTCATCATGATTCTGAGGAATGCAAGAGGACCCCTTTCAAATTGAAACATCAGGTGTTAAAAGAAACGATCAAGGAGAGTAAAATATTCCACACACTCGCTGACGTGCcaggagaagaaagaaattcACTTAAAGATCATCTGATACATGCTCGTCATCAGCTGATGTCACTGGCAGAGAGCAGTGTCAGTTTGTACCAGGAACATTTAAACAGAGGAAGGCAGAAGATTGCATCTTTCACATTTCACCCACAAGTGCACGATGAAGTTTGTGGCAGGTTAGAGAAAAGCTGGGCTGAAACGGTTAAGATGTGCTCAGTGATACCACTTagagaaaaaataacttcaGAATTTAACAGAAAAATTGTCGAGCTTTTTCAGCATgatttgaaaacatattttggaAAAGAGAGCCCCCTATTGCTTTACCATATTCCTCACAACTGTTTGTATGTCAtcgcaactactactactacttattCCTCCTCTTCTGACAACCACACTGTGACTGTGGCGAAAACTATTGACCCCGGTACTCACACTGTATGCAGCCCCCTACGCCTGTGACGTCATCTCTACGTTTCACATGTTTATCACACCTAAGACAGACTGAATC
Encoded here:
- the LOC115366509 gene encoding uncharacterized protein LOC115366509, which gives rise to MYGKHCTLMEKPVLFSLTENANTEEINIPSSVPSQQFKDNWKKRLSFHNKMAFLSGIMEQHNNEVKEDATCDTASSSRIQQLCDIYMTQMDTNKQTAFAVAVMENDQVYLFDKVYPSDRRVTNKFRHSEEILIQNIEKYLLKNENYKEKMPKELFIFTTNSPCLGRKDKKSKKVQKENKSQDEDLHKNNIQGSGSCLLQLLDKSFEWKSKYGFKTHVAYKNFWGFAGPDYFDDVAFDSDSCLGVGHHDSEECKRTPFKLKHQVLKETIKESKIFHTLADVPGEERNSLKDHLIHARHQLMSLAESSVSLYQEHLNRGRQKIASFTFHPQVHDEVCGRLEKSWAETVKMCSVIPLREKITSEFNRKIVELFQHDLKTYFGKESPLLLYHIPHNCLYVIATTTTTYSSSSDNHTVTVAKTIDPGTHTVCSPLRL